The Hemibagrus wyckioides isolate EC202008001 linkage group LG13, SWU_Hwy_1.0, whole genome shotgun sequence DNA window tttatttatttttctttcttctttctgtaaGGACCTATTAAAAGAATACTTTATCATTGTTAAATCACATGGAAAGTTTATGTGCAGTTAGTTACCACAGGATTTCAAAACTGCAAAAAGACACTAAATTATAAGGATATGAGAAGGAGAAACATGAGATCTaaacaaaatctaaacaaattTCACCCAGATTTCCAACACTAGAttgaaactgtttttttttgttgttgttgttgttttactgGATTCTTCGTAAAACGTATTCAGTCAGCTGAAATTATTGCACTATAGATGTGGCAGATAACGTtgaaatgctttaaaatgttGTAATATTCCTTTATAGTCCATTTTATCAATGCAGAACCATGCAGAATTGAATGAATTTAATCTAAATTCGATCTATATCAGTCACCTAATATCCCACAAGCACCGCTGAGCTGCAGTGCACCATGTATGCAGTGGCTATGATGTTTTTCTGACCATGTTGCTATGTTCCAGGTTTGGGGCATTAGCAGTGAGGACCGGGCGGTGCATTTCCGCCAGGGTGTGACGGTCAGTGAGCTGAGTGGGAAAACCTGGGTACCTGTGTCTGTGCCCAGAGACTCTGAGCGCTCTCACTCCAGCGCCAGTGCTAGCAGTCTGCAGAGGTGAGTGAAGGACAGCAGTGTTGTTTCAGTGGCAGAAGCCTGGGGGAGCTGTCAGCACGCTTTGTGTCAGCAGTGACACTGATTGACTGGCCTTCAGAATACTAAATGAATAATCAACAGTTCTGGCCACCAGCTGCAGTCTTTCATAATGTAAGCTAATATGTTGTTTGAAATGTCTTAGCATCAATGGCATGATGTTTTTGCATTGCAGTGCCGGATGTTTTTTTGGAGGCGAGGTCCGTCTGCAGTCACAGGCCTCCGTCCTGAGTGATGTGGACTGTGAAACAGAGAAAGCAGCAGCAGAAAACGTGCCGTCCTCCTCCGAGGTCGATGAGGTCCCTAAAAGACGAATCCCCAAAGTGACCAGCGACAGCTTCATCTCAGAGCTGGTGTCTGATAGAGAAGGTCAGATTGGGCAGCGCGGCCTCACTCAGGCCGCATCCATTCCCGAGGAGGAGTGTGCAGAGGGAGATACAGAGGGAAAGGAAAAGGCTGCTACAAATGTGCTGCTTCCCTCTAGCCAATCAGGACATTCGGACCACCAGTGGAGCAACGTGGACCTGGAGGAGGCTCAGACACACTTGACTGTGGGAACCGGTGGGGATGCTGCTGATACTTGCAGCTTGTCATCTGTAGCTACCTACAACCTGGGCATGGAGGAGCCATACGGGCCTGACGATCACCCGTTGTGGGCCTGGGTTAGTGGAGGAGGCTGCTATATTGACTCCCACTCCCAACTTCCCTGGTTCAACTCCACAGGTCAGTTATTTGTTTCAGATGGTATTAGcagtttttgtatttgtatttatatttacaggaTTTAGATATTGGGTGGTGGTTAAGACCGGAGCCCTCCGGATTCATCAGAAAGCTGTGAGTTCAGATCCCTGGGTCTTGGGTCTTGAACATGGCAAGGCTGTTAACCCTTTACTGCTCAACTGTCACTTTGTTTAAAAGCATCACCAAAACAATTAAATTAACACAGTAGTAGCAGTGATAGCTCACTGATTAGAGTTCTGACCCTGTGTTTTGACATTGAATATCTCCTAAAACTGTGTCATGAGACAAACAATCATTTCCTCTTAGAGATTAAATACCCAGGGTCATTCAGTAAGAGGCACAGGACCtgcaagaaaaacatttttattcagtggTTAAAGCTGCTTGAtacctttttaaaattttcttgTCTTATTATTACAATAGCATATTACTCAGTAACTGTTATGATGTTTAGTTTACTTGTTTTCAAGTTCATATAGTTTTCCACAAAATATAGCCTTGGTCCTTTCTGTATTCAATTATTGCATATAGACAGAGCTAGGTGTCTGTGCAATTTTGACAGTGTAACACATTCTCTTTGCAGCTCTGGCCACCTCTATGCAGGCCAtgtcactctccatcacacccGCACAGACCGCAGCCTGGCGCAAGCAGATCTTGGAACAGCTCAGCGAGAGGTCCAAGCGAGAGATGGAAAACTTTAAACATTATGAACAGGCCATTGAACAGGTGCTGCTTTCAGGGAAACTAACTTCTAAAACTAAAAGTCTGAATTTCTTCTGTATTTGCATTATATTTCAGTTCTCTAATCTTCTCTTTTTCGTTTCATGCCTTCAGTCTGTTTGGGTGAAAAAGGGCTCCATGCAGTGGTGGAGGGACTGGAAGCCTCACAAATGGCTGGATGTGCAGTTTGCACTGGAGCAATTCTCAGGAGCTGAGGGCAACAAGGATGGCATCCTGTTCATATACTATACCTTTAATGATGAAAAGAAGGTGATTCCCACACATCAGCCAGGTCTTCTCCACAAAGTTTGGGTTGAATACCATGTCCAGTGTTTAAGTAGCCTACCCCACAAAAAATTGCAGCACATTCCTAGATCTGTTAAAAGACAACTGTGTAAAAGTGATGTAGTGTTTAGAACCAGTGTCCTTTCTCTTGCTTCCTGCTTCAGTACCTACATGCATTCATTAATGAAGTCACCATCATGGTACCGGTACTGAACGACTCCAAGCACACGTTTGCTATCTACACACCGGAGAGGACCAAGCAGAGGTGGCCTATCCGTCTTGCTGCTGCCACTGAGCTGGAGATGCATGACTGGGTAAGGAGAGACAGTGCTTATAAACAGAACTTCTAAATTCACTCATTGTTAAGAAGTATAATGAAAGAGCGAGGTAGGAATCCGATAGCTGGTAAATGTTCAGTCTGGCAGCTTTACACCTCTCACAGGAGTATAGTATTTGTGACAAAAGCTTTGCCTAAACCCTGACATGTGGTATCTTGTTTAGTGACCATTTAGGAAGGAATCCCTCGACAAGTAGCAGACCGTGTTTATCTTGCTGATGCTACATTTTGAGGgacactgtgtttttttttttttttttctcccctagCTGGCCTTGCTCAGCGTTTCCTGCTGTGATTCCCGTGGCATCCAGGGTCCACCTTCAAAGCAGGCTATCTGGTCTGTTACCTGCAAAGGAGACATTTTTGTCAGTGAGCCCACACCAGGGCTGGAGGCCTCACCTTACCCCACACCCTGTGACCAAATGTGAGCCATTTCTCCTATTCCAAACTCCTGGACTGcatgctttttattattatgatgacgacgatgaagattattattgttgttttgttgttattggtattattattattatcattaggtATTGTGTTATTGAACAAGGCTGAAAGATACAATGCAGGTGACTCCTGGCACCCTTTATCAGCTGCAATGAATAATGCATGCATTTAGTGATGATTTATGATCTATGACAACTCTCTCTAGTTCTATTTCAATCAAGGTTTTAACTATactatttttatgtaaaaaatgaTCAGGAACGCTTTGCCAGAGATTTTGCCAGAAACCCAGATAATGCTTTCACTGTCAATATACTGACCACATGGTtgaacaagttttttttttccctctatgaGCAAAATCATCACAAAAGACACAGACGGTTAATgggtgaaaaaaaatacagtggcGCAGTCATGGCCATATAATGAAGTATTTGCCAGAAAGAACATTCGTAGTCATATAATGAGGAGGACACTGCTGAAAGCAAAGAAAATCTCCAAATATCCACAGAACAAAATCAACTATTAAATAAGTGttcagcaaaaaacaaaacttatgTTTAAGCTTCAAATATTACTTCTTAGATATTGATCAAGATATCATTCTTTGCAGATTTtcttgaagggtgccaataattacgCAGTTAACTGTATAATTACAGACCCAGCCCCTTATTTAATAACAGTTGATGAGTGAATAGTCAGGTGGGGTTGTTgcaatgtaaatgcagatataaCAAGAACATTTTAGAGAATAAATCAGGAAGCATTGTACTTTTACTATGCAAGGAATTACAGCAGCAATGGAGCTGTTCTTAATAAGCCCATTTTAAAGGTTTTGGGTGTGGGAGAGTTGAAACATTTACCTGACatgctgtgtgaatgtgttgatTACAGTTGATTACTAATCAGTAATCAAGCAGTTTCATTATTGGGCAGGTTTTGGCGTCAGGTTGGAGGGCACCTGAGAATTGTGGAGTGTAATAGTCTAGGAGTGGTGTGGGGAATCGGCTACGACCACACAGCATGGGTCCACACAGGCGGCTACGGGGGTGGCATCTTTCAGGGTAAATCAGCCTCTATAGTTATTTTTCTAACACAGTACTTGTAGTGCATCCACATATAAAAACTGCagatatttgtttatataaaaaaaaacccttatctTTCATATCCAGGACTTGCCAGCAGCACAGATAACATCTACACGCAGTCTGATGTGAagaatgtgtatatttatgagaaCCAGCGCTGGAATCCTGTGACTGGCTACACAAACAGGTAAATGCCATTTTGCACAGTTGGTGATGTAATAGTGTGTGCACACTCGCTGTATGTcttgtgtgtatcctgcagggGGCTCCCTACAGATCGCTACATGTGGAGTGATGCTTCAGGCCTCCAAGAGTGTACCAAAGCCAACACTAAACCCCCCTCTCCTCACTGGACATGGGTTTGTGAAACTACTCGCTAGCTATCAGTTTCCTGGACTATTATTCTGATAATATGTAtgactttatttctttttcatattaCAATGTGAGGTAGCGTGTATGGTAAGCATGTCTGTTTGATTGGCAGGTGTCAGACTGGGTTATCGACTATAGTGTAGTTGGaggaacagacagagagggcTGGCAGTATGCAGCTGATTTTCCTGCGTATGTTTGCAAATATTCATTATACTACATCCTTGTAATGTGATCTCTAAATTGGCACACTATGTTTTTGTTAACAACATTATTTGTTGTGTCAGGTCATACCACGGTCATAAAACCTTGAAGGACTTTGTCCGTCGCAGGCGCTGGGCCAGGTATTATTAGCTCTCGGTCTTTGTGTTTATGTGGATATTGTTTGTAAAAACTTTACTATTTAATCAAATATTTTATGGTTGAAAAAGATACTAAATgcttattaaaattaaaactcttcataaaaataaaaccctacTTAGTCTTTATATCAATAGGGTTAATAAGTTTCTATATCCCATTCATTATTCCTAATCTACAAAGAAATTTGTAGTATAATAcatactgtaatatactgtcATGTATCCATCCACTGCATATTTTCAAACTGctatatgtttttattataatgCCTGCGGAGAGTGTTAACTCTGCCATTATTTGGATTAGGAGAGACCTTCCTTCCCATCCAGATAGTATTGCTAGCTAACACTGCTCTATGGCTGGCTAACACATTCTTGTTGTTATTAAGAACTTTTGATGATCTGTCAAACAGTTGGGGCAATCCATGTCACTGTGGTTTCACTTTTTCTGTACAGGAAGTGTAAACTCACAACAACCGGGCCATGGCAGGAAGTCCCACCCATCCCTCTGAGTGATGTTACAATTTTGCCATGTAGCCCAAAGACCATAGTGGAGCAGGTGCCTTTGTGGGCCATCAGCAATAAAGGAGACGTGCTTTGCCGTTTAGGGGTCTCCTCACTCACACCTGCTGTAAGATATCATTTTTTCTCATAATTTACTATGTTTTGttgtgaatatatatttttcagtaGCATTgtaaaaatgattaaagaaaATATCTGCAGCCTGAATGAATATACATCTTAAATTGGGTTTCTAGGGAACATCATGGCTCCATGTAGGAACGGACCAGCCTTTCAAGTCCATCTGCATAGGAGGGGTGTATCAGGTGTGGGCTATTGCCAGAGATGGCTCAGCATTCTACAGGGGAGCTGTGTCATCCCAAAACCCTGCAGGTGACACCCTCTTCATTCATATTAGCAAAGCTTCTCTTTATCGCCTTTATGCCTCTGTTGCAGATCTGACATTTGGTGAAGGAGTTTTGCATTTCGACATGAGTGCGAGTTAACATTCATAAAATACACCAAAATACAtcttttgggatttttttttaaatcaactaaaaaaaaagcactgtatgtgacctgtaataattgtgtaaGTCTTCAGTTTGTTTCCTTTGCACTTCTGTGCCAACAGTTCTGGAATCTTTTCTACAGTTCCTACAAGGGACCTTATACAGAAGATTAAGGACTGAGTGAAAGACTGAACATCTACAGTTACAGTCTTCACTGACACAAATAAACATGATTTGGTCCTGGGTTTTAGTgcgtaagaaaaaaaaaaaccctagtaGTTTTGTAACATTCTTTACACTGTATGTAATATTCATCTTTCTGGCAACTTAACCCCAGGTTCTGTAAAAAGGAGAAAAGTTTTATGCAAGTCATACACTGTTATATACTGCAGGCAAACCACAGAATGTTGTGCCtcaactcactctctctctctctctctctctctttctttttctctcattgTCTATCTCTGCCTACAGGAGACTGCTGGTACCATATTCCCTCTCCGGCTTCACAGAAGCTCAAACAGGTGTCAGTAGGCCGGACATCAGTCTATGCAGTGGATGAAAACGGTAACACCTTTATTAGCTGCGAATCTTTCTTACACGTGTCGTATTTGTATTATGTACGTGCACAAAATCGGGAGTTATTGCTGCGCAATGCTGTGTAAGATTGAGGCGTGAATCTGTATGTACAGGAAACCTGTGGTATCGACATGGTGTGACACCCAGTTACCCTCAGGGTTCATCATGGGAGCACATCTCAAATAACGTTCGCAAAGTGTCTGTGGGGCCACTGGACCAGGTATGTGCAGTTACATAGTTGCTGCTTTGTGTCACTGAACAGAAAATCAGTTGGATAGTGTGTATTTTAGAACACTTATAAAGATGCATGATGCGTGGTGTTGTACTCCCAACCCAGTGTTATCACCCTTCAAAAGGCCAGGGGgtcaccatgaccctgactcACAGTCCAAACTGGCGTCATTGGTCATCGGTTCACCGAATTAGGGAAATGACTGACATGGCAGAACAGTAGGTTAACCTGCGTTCACAGATATTACATAGCTACTACTGAATAACTGTGCAATACCATAGATAACAGTAGCAGATTACTAAATACAAATATGCAAGCTTGGCTTTGTCACAGTTTGACATCAGCAGCCTGTACGTATCTGAGCCAGTTGAGAGTCGTAAACGTCCAGATTTAGTCCCCTTTTGCTGTCCTAATAACCTCCATTCATCTGCAAAGACTTTCCACCAGATTTTGGAGCGTGGcttgtggggatttgtgttcattcaaccATAGAGTATTAGTTAGATCAAGGCACTGATGTCTTGTGTGGAGGTCTAGTGTTTAAAGCTTTTCATTGGGGTTGAGCTCAGGGCTTTGTGCAgaacactcaagttcttccaatTCCAACCTTGGCATGCCATGTGTTTAAGGACATCATTTTGTGTAcagaggcattgtcatgctagaATGTTTGTGCCTCTTAGTTTCCATTTCAGTGGAacttgtaatgctacagcatacagagcCATTCTATAGAATTGTATGCTTCCAACTTTAGCTTGAGGAAGAACCACATtttggtgtgatggtcagctgtTTAGAActtttttggcaatatagtttataaCAGTCAAGGTTTTGTTCAATTTTAAAAAGTTTCAATTCAATGATAATTTATATATCATATCTGGAATCTGTTTCCTGAAAATGTTTTACAGACATAAACATGCATGCTGTATA harbors:
- the tecpr1a gene encoding tectonin beta-propeller repeat-containing protein 1, with protein sequence MPSTLLWAVDVYGRVYSLSTAGQQWEQCRDAHLEFKRVTAALQCCWGIACDHNVYLCVHASEVPIRFREETYENQRWNPVDGFSDRLLPSDRWQWSDVTGLQHQPLDGFQVPSENWEWEADWYVDENFGGEPTEKGGWTYAIDFPATYTKDKKWNSCVRRRRWVRYRRYKSQDTWAKIPSEQTGSLPDPFNDISCGGWEITEEPRGQISLWAVSLQGRVWFRDGINHFNPEGSVWEEVPTPGEVVQISCGPADLLWGVLWEGQFLVREGISRDCPKGTTWVVVESPNPEVGAIHVAVGVNVVWAVTKDHKVWFRRGVNSHNPCGSGWIGMVGEMVMINVGLNDQVWGISSEDRAVHFRQGVTVSELSGKTWVPVSVPRDSERSHSSASASSLQSAGCFFGGEVRLQSQASVLSDVDCETEKAAAENVPSSSEVDEVPKRRIPKVTSDSFISELVSDREGQIGQRGLTQAASIPEEECAEGDTEGKEKAATNVLLPSSQSGHSDHQWSNVDLEEAQTHLTVGTGGDAADTCSLSSVATYNLGMEEPYGPDDHPLWAWVSGGGCYIDSHSQLPWFNSTALATSMQAMSLSITPAQTAAWRKQILEQLSERSKREMENFKHYEQAIEQSVWVKKGSMQWWRDWKPHKWLDVQFALEQFSGAEGNKDGILFIYYTFNDEKKYLHAFINEVTIMVPVLNDSKHTFAIYTPERTKQRWPIRLAAATELEMHDWLALLSVSCCDSRGIQGPPSKQAIWSVTCKGDIFVSEPTPGLEASPYPTPCDQMFWRQVGGHLRIVECNSLGVVWGIGYDHTAWVHTGGYGGGIFQGLASSTDNIYTQSDVKNVYIYENQRWNPVTGYTNRGLPTDRYMWSDASGLQECTKANTKPPSPHWTWVSDWVIDYSVVGGTDREGWQYAADFPASYHGHKTLKDFVRRRRWARKCKLTTTGPWQEVPPIPLSDVTILPCSPKTIVEQVPLWAISNKGDVLCRLGVSSLTPAGTSWLHVGTDQPFKSICIGGVYQVWAIARDGSAFYRGAVSSQNPAGDCWYHIPSPASQKLKQVSVGRTSVYAVDENGNLWYRHGVTPSYPQGSSWEHISNNVRKVSVGPLDQVWIIADKVQGSHSLSCGTVCRRLGVQPLEPKGQSWDYGIGGGWDHISVRGNALEAPRIRMPSVTDNRNSGTTLRGSQPPEMNGNTVGC